One region of Aurantimonas sp. HBX-1 genomic DNA includes:
- a CDS encoding YeeE/YedE family protein, translating to MLFESGLALPLAGLAAGAAMGYAARRHHFCTLSALERRWYAGDDNGVRAWGLAILVAIILTQCLVLAGLFDPAQSFYLTPNFGWSGAVLGGLAFGFGMALVGTCGFGALVRLGGGSLGGLVVVIVLGLAALATQRGIIAFGRIAIVDSQALDLTRIGSPDQSLGSLASAIIGRDIAWLVTLAAVVGLAAWVFRAPAFRRDRGKVAAGIVIGVAVAFGWLATSFIAARSFDPVQIESASFVVPPGDVILQLIAVTGALPDYGAGLVLGVVLGAAAAAVRRHDVRWEACDDARELSRHLVGAVLMGVGGVFALGCTIGQGVSAASLLTISAPVVLISIAIGARLGLAYILEGSIRHAFLPIERGPAE from the coding sequence ATGCTGTTCGAAAGCGGCCTTGCGCTGCCGCTGGCGGGTCTCGCCGCCGGCGCCGCGATGGGCTACGCCGCGCGGCGGCATCACTTCTGCACGCTCTCGGCCCTGGAACGGCGCTGGTACGCCGGCGACGACAACGGCGTGCGGGCCTGGGGCCTGGCGATCCTGGTCGCGATCATCCTCACCCAGTGCCTGGTGCTCGCCGGCCTGTTCGATCCCGCGCAGAGCTTCTACCTTACGCCGAACTTCGGATGGTCCGGGGCAGTGCTCGGCGGCCTCGCCTTCGGCTTCGGCATGGCGCTCGTCGGCACCTGCGGCTTCGGCGCGCTGGTCCGGCTCGGCGGCGGCTCGCTGGGCGGCCTGGTGGTGGTGATCGTACTCGGCCTCGCCGCCCTCGCCACGCAGCGCGGAATCATCGCCTTCGGCCGGATCGCGATCGTGGATTCGCAGGCGCTGGACCTCACGCGGATCGGTTCGCCGGACCAGTCGCTCGGCAGCCTCGCGAGCGCGATCATCGGCCGGGACATCGCGTGGCTGGTCACGCTGGCGGCAGTCGTGGGGCTGGCGGCCTGGGTGTTCCGCGCGCCGGCGTTCCGGCGCGACCGCGGCAAGGTCGCGGCGGGGATCGTGATCGGGGTCGCCGTCGCCTTCGGCTGGCTGGCGACATCGTTCATCGCGGCGCGCTCCTTCGATCCGGTGCAGATCGAGAGCGCGTCCTTCGTCGTGCCGCCCGGCGACGTGATCCTGCAGCTGATCGCGGTGACGGGCGCCCTGCCCGACTACGGCGCCGGACTGGTGCTCGGGGTCGTGCTCGGCGCGGCGGCGGCGGCCGTGCGGCGCCACGACGTCCGATGGGAGGCCTGCGACGACGCGCGCGAACTCTCCCGCCACCTCGTCGGCGCGGTGCTGATGGGCGTCGGCGGCGTGTTCGCCCTCGGCTGTACGATCGGCCAGGGGGTCTCCGCCGCCTCGCTGCTGACGATCTCGGCGCCGGTCGTGCTGATCTCCATCGCTATCGGGGCGCGGCTCGGCCTCGCCTACATCCTCGAAGGCTCGATCCGGCACGCCTTCCTGCCGATCGAACGGGGCCCGGCCGAGTAG
- a CDS encoding MBL fold metallo-hydrolase produces MLTRRNFTVGALALAGLAASGLRSRAVAAPDALATLSDGQLVLPTDYVLRGIPDAALAEIGVDRTALGATHAAACNVTLLRGPDRLVLFDAGAGSNFMPSAGKLPESLEAAGIDLGEVTDVIFTHAHPDHIWGVLDDFDEVPFANAAFHVCQAEWDYWRSDAALAEMPEDRQSFVIGARSRFDAIEDRCTLFTPGKEVLPGIEAMAAFGHTPGHCAFVLHGEGDPVMVVGDAIINDPISFARPDLFWSADQDPQAGATTRTALLDRLASEKMRFVGFHLPRGGLGRVETASSGYRFVPEA; encoded by the coding sequence ATGCTGACCAGACGGAACTTCACGGTCGGCGCGCTCGCCCTTGCCGGACTGGCCGCGTCCGGCCTGCGGTCCCGGGCGGTGGCGGCGCCGGATGCGCTGGCGACGCTGAGCGACGGCCAGCTGGTGCTGCCCACCGATTACGTCCTGCGGGGGATCCCCGACGCCGCGCTCGCGGAGATCGGCGTCGATCGCACCGCGCTGGGCGCCACCCATGCCGCGGCCTGCAACGTGACGCTGCTGCGCGGCCCGGACCGCCTCGTCCTGTTCGATGCCGGCGCCGGCAGCAACTTCATGCCGAGCGCTGGCAAGCTGCCCGAGAGCCTGGAAGCCGCCGGCATCGACCTGGGCGAGGTGACCGACGTGATCTTCACGCACGCCCATCCCGACCACATTTGGGGCGTGCTCGACGATTTCGACGAAGTGCCGTTCGCCAACGCGGCGTTCCATGTCTGCCAGGCGGAGTGGGACTACTGGCGCTCCGACGCCGCGCTCGCCGAAATGCCGGAGGACCGCCAGAGCTTCGTCATCGGCGCCCGCAGCCGCTTCGACGCGATCGAGGACCGCTGCACCCTGTTCACGCCCGGCAAGGAAGTGCTTCCCGGCATCGAGGCGATGGCTGCGTTCGGCCATACGCCGGGACACTGCGCCTTCGTGCTGCACGGGGAGGGTGACCCGGTGATGGTGGTGGGCGACGCGATCATCAACGATCCGATCTCCTTCGCCCGCCCGGACCTCTTCTGGAGCGCCGACCAGGATCCGCAGGCCGGCGCGACGACCCGTACGGCGCTGCTCGACCGGCTGGCTTCGGAGAAGATGCGCTTCGTCGGGTTCCACCTGCCGCGGGGCGGACTGGGGCGGGTGGAGACCGCCAGCTCAGGCTACCGCTTCGTGCCCGAGGCCTGA
- a CDS encoding LysR family transcriptional regulator: protein MDLRQLRYFVQIADAGNFSRAAEILRIAQPSLSQQIRNLEDELGVELLSRHARGAKLTELGQQFYEHARKILSGVERARDVIQSQATHPTGRISVGLPTSAARNLSLPLFRELAATQPNIVLHVVEAMSGYLDDFIQAGRLDVALLYDHRAFEHVAYTGMIAEDLMLFVPPGSALARRGSVPFAKIFDLPLVLPGRPHILRGVIERLAAKHDVAASALDCDSLPAIARLVSEEGHCTVMPNFAFLDELRRNDMVAVPIVDPTPSWRLSVVVSQRTMNPRGSEVVARALGDVIVKLVNAGTWKARLRNPVAA, encoded by the coding sequence ATGGACCTTCGCCAGCTTCGCTATTTCGTCCAGATCGCCGACGCGGGAAACTTCTCGCGCGCCGCCGAGATCCTGCGCATCGCGCAGCCCTCGCTGAGCCAGCAGATCCGCAATCTGGAAGACGAACTCGGCGTCGAACTGCTGTCGCGCCATGCGCGCGGCGCCAAGCTGACGGAACTCGGCCAGCAGTTCTACGAGCATGCCCGCAAGATCCTCAGCGGGGTGGAGCGGGCGCGCGACGTGATCCAGTCGCAGGCGACGCATCCGACCGGCCGGATCTCGGTGGGACTGCCGACCTCCGCGGCGCGGAACCTGTCGCTGCCGCTGTTTCGCGAACTGGCGGCGACGCAGCCCAACATCGTCCTGCATGTGGTCGAGGCGATGTCGGGCTATCTCGACGACTTCATCCAGGCCGGGCGGCTCGACGTGGCGCTGCTCTACGACCATCGCGCCTTCGAGCACGTCGCCTATACCGGGATGATCGCCGAGGATCTGATGCTGTTCGTGCCGCCGGGCAGCGCCCTGGCGCGTCGCGGTTCGGTGCCGTTCGCCAAGATCTTCGACCTGCCGCTGGTGCTGCCCGGCCGGCCGCATATCCTGCGCGGCGTCATCGAGCGGCTCGCCGCCAAGCACGACGTCGCCGCCAGCGCGCTCGACTGCGACAGCCTGCCCGCCATTGCCCGGCTGGTCAGCGAGGAGGGTCACTGCACGGTGATGCCGAACTTCGCCTTCCTCGACGAACTGCGGCGTAACGACATGGTGGCGGTGCCGATCGTCGATCCGACGCCGTCATGGCGGCTCTCAGTCGTGGTCTCGCAGCGCACGATGAACCCGCGCGGCAGCGAGGTCGTTGCCCGGGCCCTCGGCGACGTCATCGTCAAGCTGGTCAATGCCGGGACCTGGAAGGCGCGCCTGAGGAACCCGGTCGCGGCCTGA
- a CDS encoding amidohydrolase family protein has protein sequence MTFDLIMRNANLPDGRTGIDIGCRDGRIVAVELRLAAEAGREIDATGRLVSPPFVDIHFHLDATLSVGQPRFNRSGTLLEGIALWGEQRPLRTVEAVAERALRYCDLAVAQGLLAIRTHVDVCDKRLVGVEALLEVREKVKDYLDLQIVAFPQDGYFCSPIAAANLERALDRGVDIVGGIPHFERTMEEGNRSVVALCEIAAARGLRVDIHCDETDDPLSRHVETLAAEAVRLGLRDRVSGSHLTSMHSMDNYYASKLIPLIAESGMHCIPNPLANINLQGRSDTYPKRRGLMRIPELRAKGVNIALGQDSCMDPWYVFGNADMLDVAHMATHAAHMISLDEIRFCFEAVTTNAARAFGLEEYGLTPGCHADFVLLDARDPIEAVRLRADRLAVVRRGRVLAQTPARETVLDLPGRAPAVSIAGYGPTWPAP, from the coding sequence ATGACCTTCGATCTCATCATGCGGAATGCCAATTTGCCGGACGGCCGGACGGGAATCGACATCGGCTGCCGGGACGGGCGCATCGTGGCGGTCGAGCTGCGCCTGGCGGCGGAGGCCGGCCGGGAGATCGACGCGACGGGGCGGCTGGTCTCGCCGCCCTTCGTCGATATCCATTTCCATCTGGATGCGACGCTGTCGGTCGGGCAGCCGCGCTTCAACCGGTCGGGGACGCTGCTCGAAGGCATCGCGCTGTGGGGCGAGCAGCGGCCGCTGCGGACGGTCGAGGCGGTGGCGGAGCGGGCGCTGCGCTATTGCGACCTCGCCGTCGCGCAGGGGCTTTTGGCAATCCGCACCCATGTCGACGTCTGCGACAAGCGGCTGGTCGGCGTCGAGGCGCTGCTCGAGGTGCGCGAGAAGGTGAAGGACTATCTCGACCTGCAGATCGTGGCGTTCCCGCAGGACGGCTATTTCTGCTCGCCCATCGCCGCCGCCAATCTGGAGCGTGCGCTCGACCGCGGCGTCGACATCGTCGGCGGCATCCCGCATTTCGAGCGCACGATGGAGGAGGGGAACCGCTCGGTGGTCGCGCTCTGCGAGATCGCCGCGGCGCGGGGCCTTAGGGTCGACATCCACTGCGACGAGACCGACGACCCGTTGTCGCGCCACGTCGAGACGCTCGCCGCCGAAGCGGTGCGGCTCGGGCTCCGCGACCGGGTGTCCGGGTCGCACCTCACCTCGATGCATTCGATGGACAACTACTACGCCAGCAAGCTCATTCCGCTGATCGCCGAATCCGGCATGCACTGCATCCCCAACCCGCTCGCCAACATCAACCTCCAGGGGCGCAGCGACACCTACCCGAAGCGCCGTGGCCTGATGCGCATCCCGGAACTGCGGGCGAAGGGCGTCAACATCGCGCTCGGCCAGGATTCCTGCATGGATCCCTGGTACGTCTTCGGCAACGCCGACATGCTCGACGTCGCCCACATGGCGACGCACGCCGCGCACATGATCAGCCTCGATGAGATCCGCTTCTGCTTCGAGGCGGTCACCACCAACGCGGCGCGGGCCTTCGGCCTCGAAGAATACGGGCTGACGCCCGGCTGTCATGCCGACTTCGTGCTGCTCGACGCGCGCGACCCGATCGAGGCGGTGCGGCTCCGCGCCGATCGGCTGGCGGTGGTGCGGCGGGGCCGGGTCCTGGCGCAGACGCCGGCGCGCGAGACGGTGCTCGACCTGCCCGGGCGGGCGCCAGCCGTCTCGATCGCCGGCTACGGGCCGACCTGGCCGGCCCCATAG
- a CDS encoding LysR family transcriptional regulator, which yields MELRQLRYFLQIADSGSFSRAAEVLSVAQPSLSQHVRSLEDELGVNLLARHPRGVTATEQGRLLCDHVRLILREVERSREALQAAADSPSGVVVLGLPTSACRGLAVPLIRAAAARYPRIAIHLVEAMTGSLDEWMQTGKVDVALLYDRKAFENIVANDVMVEELRLILPAGHQLAGSRAVTYRQALALPLVLPQRPHVIREVVETFAARADAELTVAINCDSLQAIVALVLDGNATIYPSFALRDEIDRGNLVAIPLVDPTPTWRLSIVLSRKAADGRASMAVAALLDEVARSLVAGGQWEAQLRRAPGPAAADIPSSLSKELP from the coding sequence ATGGAACTTCGCCAGCTTCGCTACTTCCTGCAGATTGCCGACAGCGGCAGCTTCTCGCGTGCCGCCGAGGTGCTGAGCGTCGCCCAGCCGTCGCTGAGCCAGCACGTGCGCAGCCTCGAGGACGAACTCGGCGTCAACCTCCTGGCGCGCCATCCGCGCGGCGTGACGGCCACCGAACAGGGGCGGCTGCTCTGCGACCACGTCCGGCTCATCCTGCGGGAGGTGGAGCGCTCGCGCGAGGCGCTGCAGGCAGCGGCCGACAGCCCGTCCGGCGTCGTCGTGCTGGGCCTGCCGACCTCCGCGTGCCGGGGCCTCGCGGTGCCGCTGATCCGCGCGGCTGCCGCGCGCTACCCGCGCATCGCCATCCATCTGGTGGAAGCGATGACCGGCAGCCTCGACGAATGGATGCAGACGGGAAAGGTCGACGTCGCGCTGCTCTACGACCGCAAGGCGTTCGAGAACATCGTTGCGAACGATGTGATGGTCGAGGAGCTTCGGCTCATCCTGCCGGCCGGGCACCAGCTGGCGGGAAGCCGCGCCGTCACATATCGCCAGGCGCTCGCCCTGCCGCTCGTTCTGCCGCAGCGGCCGCACGTGATCCGCGAAGTGGTGGAAACCTTCGCGGCGCGGGCCGATGCGGAACTGACGGTCGCCATCAACTGCGACAGCCTGCAGGCGATCGTGGCGCTGGTGCTGGACGGCAACGCAACGATCTACCCGAGCTTCGCGCTGCGCGACGAGATCGATCGCGGCAATCTCGTCGCCATCCCGCTGGTCGATCCGACGCCGACATGGCGGCTGTCCATCGTATTGTCGCGCAAGGCCGCCGACGGCCGGGCCTCGATGGCGGTCGCGGCGCTTCTCGACGAGGTCGCGCGTTCGCTGGTGGCGGGCGGCCAGTGGGAAGCGCAGCTGCGGCGCGCGCCCGGACCGGCCGCCGCCGACATCCCATCCTCCCTGAGCAAGGAACTGCCATGA
- a CDS encoding PotD/PotF family extracellular solute-binding protein, whose protein sequence is MSKFQITDPRGLLLRPTRRTVLQGAGALAGAAAFTGFGPFEASAQDNVLNILTWPGHGDPAFVKPFEDEHGVKVVAKEYVGGEPMLALMNQSPPGSFDVVLADAEYIYMLQEGGFIDEMDPADYPLADYWPEFQKFPLHWKDDKLYSVMIRFGYLGLAYRTDVLNEEDVKTYKALWSEKVKGKVGFFDWYLPTMGCLSLGNGNKPPFDIDEAAFEALKETLFSLRPQTSGFYSMADQFAMLTNGTAGVIPGVGDWVVLLLQNEGVPVNAVVPDEGGIQWTESMSVVSSSSKKDLAKKFIQYASSPEGQFRSARLPAYWASIPNRKGWEKMNAEAPEDAVKLRHTFDARNVMDEYKEGKIFIRQTPVQQDIETWNDTWSEFKAM, encoded by the coding sequence ATGAGCAAGTTTCAGATCACCGATCCGCGCGGGCTGCTGCTCCGCCCGACGCGCCGGACGGTGCTCCAGGGCGCCGGCGCGCTGGCCGGCGCCGCCGCCTTCACCGGCTTCGGCCCCTTTGAGGCGAGCGCCCAGGACAACGTGCTCAACATCCTCACCTGGCCGGGACACGGCGACCCGGCCTTCGTCAAGCCGTTCGAGGACGAGCACGGCGTGAAGGTGGTGGCCAAGGAATATGTCGGCGGCGAGCCGATGCTGGCGCTGATGAACCAGTCGCCTCCGGGATCCTTCGACGTCGTGCTGGCCGATGCCGAATACATCTACATGCTGCAGGAGGGCGGCTTCATCGACGAGATGGATCCGGCCGATTACCCGCTCGCCGACTACTGGCCCGAGTTCCAGAAGTTCCCGCTGCACTGGAAGGACGACAAGCTCTATTCGGTGATGATCCGCTTCGGCTATCTCGGCCTCGCCTACCGCACCGACGTCCTGAACGAGGAGGACGTGAAGACGTACAAGGCGCTGTGGAGCGAAAAGGTGAAGGGCAAGGTCGGCTTCTTCGACTGGTACCTGCCGACCATGGGCTGCCTCAGCCTCGGCAACGGCAACAAGCCGCCCTTCGACATCGACGAGGCGGCGTTCGAGGCCCTGAAGGAGACGCTGTTCTCGCTGCGGCCGCAGACCAGCGGCTTCTACTCGATGGCCGACCAGTTCGCGATGCTCACCAACGGCACGGCCGGCGTCATTCCCGGCGTCGGCGACTGGGTGGTGCTGCTGCTGCAGAACGAGGGCGTGCCGGTGAACGCCGTCGTGCCCGACGAAGGCGGCATCCAGTGGACCGAGTCGATGTCGGTCGTCTCGAGCTCGTCGAAGAAGGACCTCGCCAAGAAGTTCATCCAGTACGCCAGCTCGCCGGAAGGCCAGTTCCGCTCGGCCCGCCTGCCCGCCTACTGGGCCTCGATCCCCAACCGCAAGGGCTGGGAGAAGATGAACGCCGAGGCGCCCGAGGATGCGGTCAAGCTCCGCCACACCTTCGACGCGCGCAACGTCATGGACGAATACAAGGAAGGCAAGATCTTCATCCGCCAGACGCCGGTGCAGCAGGACATCGAGACCTGGAACGACACCTGGTCCGAATTCAAGGCCATGTGA
- a CDS encoding ABC transporter permease, with amino-acid sequence MADSSLSHARASRIRFAVFLGAPTLIWQLCFFVVPLGFLVAMTFWSVRNFRLQPDFTFANWSTILSAGFFQSAYTYTFGLSALVAVFVSVAAFPVAYVLAFKVRPSTRMLLAGLLVVPFFTSFPVRIYSMQIFFSPNGLINTALDAIGIAPISVLNSPTGTFIGFLTLTAPLVVLLQTFALVAVDRQLVEAAHNLRCGALRTVFTIVIPAARVGLVVAGAFAFVLAFGDYISPQFLGGSNPPTLSILIADQVKSGNHWPRASVVAVIMIATLALVLGALLKLAYGGRKPS; translated from the coding sequence ATGGCTGACAGCTCCCTGTCGCACGCCCGTGCCAGCCGCATCCGCTTCGCGGTGTTCCTCGGCGCCCCGACGCTGATCTGGCAGCTCTGCTTCTTCGTGGTGCCGCTCGGCTTCCTGGTCGCCATGACCTTCTGGTCGGTGCGCAACTTCCGGCTGCAGCCGGACTTCACCTTCGCCAACTGGTCGACGATCCTCTCCGCCGGCTTCTTCCAGAGCGCCTACACCTACACGTTCGGCCTGTCGGCCCTGGTCGCCGTGTTCGTCAGCGTCGCGGCCTTTCCCGTCGCCTATGTCCTCGCCTTCAAGGTGCGGCCGTCGACGCGGATGCTGCTGGCGGGCCTGCTCGTCGTGCCGTTCTTCACCAGCTTCCCGGTCCGCATCTACTCGATGCAGATCTTCTTCAGCCCGAACGGCCTGATCAACACGGCGCTGGATGCCATCGGCATCGCCCCGATCTCCGTCCTCAACAGCCCGACCGGCACCTTCATCGGCTTCCTGACGCTGACCGCGCCGCTGGTGGTGCTGCTGCAGACCTTTGCGCTGGTCGCCGTCGACCGGCAGCTGGTCGAGGCGGCGCACAACCTGCGCTGCGGCGCGCTGCGCACCGTGTTCACGATCGTCATTCCGGCGGCCCGCGTCGGGCTCGTCGTCGCCGGCGCCTTCGCCTTCGTGCTGGCCTTCGGCGATTACATCAGCCCGCAATTCCTCGGCGGCTCCAACCCGCCGACCCTGTCGATCCTGATCGCCGACCAGGTGAAGTCCGGCAACCACTGGCCGCGCGCCTCCGTCGTCGCCGTCATCATGATCGCGACGCTGGCACTGGTGCTCGGCGCCCTGCTGAAGCTCGCCTATGGCGGCAGGAAGCCGTCATGA
- a CDS encoding ABC transporter permease, producing MTRTRRASLLAGVLLIGWTVLVFAFIFAPVVSTVVFSFNADRFPALPWGGFSLQWYEAIAADETIRRGLWNSLVVAFGASLIATFLGFTAAYVDYRFRFFGKGIYMALAALPPTVPVVIMGVAMLTFQGRIGLSGTIPGLIAAHVVVCAPFAMALVRMRLADLDRDLEPAAWNLGADQWTTLREVVLPFVAPSLFSALLITASVSFDEFMIAWFISGLNETLPVRVLAMLQGQVSPRINAVGALVFGVSILLVVVAQLVAARRLAAARLKGSDQ from the coding sequence ATGACCCGCACCCGCCGCGCCAGCCTCCTGGCCGGCGTCCTGCTGATCGGCTGGACCGTCCTGGTCTTCGCCTTCATCTTCGCGCCGGTCGTCTCGACCGTGGTCTTCTCCTTCAATGCCGACCGCTTCCCGGCGCTGCCCTGGGGCGGGTTCTCGCTGCAGTGGTACGAGGCGATCGCCGCCGACGAGACGATCCGACGCGGCCTGTGGAACAGCCTGGTCGTCGCCTTCGGCGCCTCGCTCATCGCCACCTTCCTCGGCTTCACCGCCGCCTATGTCGACTACCGCTTCCGCTTCTTCGGCAAGGGCATCTACATGGCACTGGCCGCCCTGCCCCCGACCGTGCCGGTGGTGATCATGGGCGTCGCCATGCTGACCTTCCAGGGCCGCATCGGCCTGTCGGGCACCATTCCGGGTCTCATCGCCGCCCATGTCGTCGTCTGCGCCCCCTTCGCCATGGCACTGGTGCGCATGCGGCTCGCCGATCTCGACCGCGATCTGGAACCCGCCGCCTGGAACCTCGGCGCCGACCAGTGGACGACCTTGCGGGAGGTGGTGCTGCCCTTCGTCGCCCCGTCGCTGTTCTCGGCGCTGCTGATCACCGCCTCCGTCTCCTTCGACGAGTTCATGATCGCCTGGTTCATCTCCGGGCTGAACGAGACGCTGCCGGTGCGCGTCCTTGCCATGCTGCAGGGCCAGGTCAGCCCGCGCATCAACGCCGTCGGCGCGCTGGTCTTCGGTGTCAGCATCCTGCTCGTCGTCGTCGCCCAGCTCGTCGCCGCCCGGCGCCTCGCCGCCGCACGC